Proteins encoded by one window of Candidatus Eisenbacteria bacterium:
- the leuS gene encoding leucine--tRNA ligase: MPYDHHAIEARWQRYWDEHATFRAVRHAGRPKKYVLDMFPYPSGAGLHVGHPEGYTATDIVSRHLRMRGVDVLHPMGWDAFGLPAEQHAIETGTHPAVTTRENIGVFRRQLKRLGFAYDWSREIDTTDPAYVRWTQWIFLRLFERGLAFQAEIPVNWCPALGTVLANEEVVDGKSERGGHPVVREPLRQWQLRITAYADRLASDLGSLDWPEATKAKQIEWIGRSEGAEVDFPLVGHPGALTVFTTRPDTLFGATYMVIAPDHPRTLEITAPELRSTVKEYVAAAARKSDMERTAVAKDKTGVFIGAFCTNPLTTKPIPVYTADYVLGAYGTGAIMAVPAHDERDFAFATQMNLPIVEVVSPDGRLHDRLEAAFTGDGTAVRSGEFDGLATPEMKRRIIDHLEAKGIGRRKVNYKLRDWVFSRQRYWGEPIPVYFPVDTAGDPRRGAPATIDYTRPIPLADAELPLLLPALEDYKPGDPQGPLAKALDWRFFQKDGRWFARETNTMPQWAGSCWYYLRFVDPHDEREIVSAKAYDDWMPIDLYVGGAEHTVLHLLYARFWHKVLYDVGVVKDPEPFLKLVHQGMILGETGEKMSKSRGNVINPDDVVHQAGADALRVYEMFMGPLEQVKPWQTAGLQGVRRFLDRVHVVATRTASNAIDDETKRLVHRTVKKVTDDIAAMRFNTAVSAMMILTNHLQALDHPPREALEKLVLCLSPYAPHLAEELWERLGHTPSIADHPWPTYDPALCVDDQIEIAVQVNGRVRGRITVARDTPEAVARDLALGDEGAKPFLEGKTVKKIVYVPGRIVNLIVG; the protein is encoded by the coding sequence GTGCTCCATCCCATGGGCTGGGACGCCTTCGGGCTCCCCGCCGAGCAGCACGCGATCGAGACCGGCACGCACCCCGCCGTCACGACGCGCGAGAACATCGGCGTCTTCCGGCGCCAACTGAAGCGGCTCGGCTTCGCGTACGACTGGTCGCGCGAGATCGACACGACCGATCCCGCCTACGTCCGCTGGACGCAGTGGATCTTCCTGCGCCTGTTCGAGCGCGGCCTCGCCTTCCAGGCCGAGATCCCCGTCAACTGGTGTCCCGCGCTCGGCACGGTGCTCGCGAACGAGGAGGTCGTCGACGGGAAGAGCGAGCGGGGCGGACATCCCGTGGTGCGCGAGCCGCTCCGCCAGTGGCAGCTCCGCATCACCGCCTACGCCGACCGCCTGGCGTCGGACCTGGGGTCGCTCGACTGGCCCGAGGCCACCAAGGCGAAGCAGATCGAGTGGATCGGGCGCAGCGAGGGCGCGGAGGTCGACTTCCCGCTCGTCGGGCACCCGGGCGCCCTCACCGTCTTCACGACGCGACCCGACACGCTCTTCGGCGCGACCTACATGGTGATCGCGCCCGACCATCCGCGCACGCTCGAGATCACGGCGCCGGAGCTTCGATCGACGGTGAAGGAGTACGTCGCCGCCGCCGCCCGCAAGAGCGACATGGAGCGCACGGCAGTCGCGAAGGACAAGACGGGCGTCTTCATCGGCGCCTTCTGCACGAACCCGCTCACCACGAAGCCCATCCCCGTCTACACCGCCGACTACGTCCTCGGCGCCTACGGGACGGGCGCCATCATGGCCGTGCCGGCGCACGACGAGCGCGACTTCGCCTTCGCGACGCAAATGAACCTGCCGATCGTCGAGGTGGTCAGCCCCGACGGGCGGCTCCACGACCGGCTCGAGGCGGCCTTCACGGGCGACGGCACCGCGGTGCGATCGGGCGAGTTCGACGGCCTCGCCACGCCCGAGATGAAGCGCCGGATCATCGACCATCTGGAGGCGAAGGGCATCGGGCGTCGCAAGGTCAACTACAAGCTCCGCGATTGGGTCTTCTCGCGCCAGCGTTACTGGGGCGAGCCGATCCCCGTCTACTTCCCGGTGGACACCGCCGGCGATCCGCGGCGCGGAGCGCCCGCCACCATCGACTACACTCGCCCGATCCCGCTCGCCGACGCCGAGCTGCCGCTGCTCCTGCCGGCGCTCGAGGACTACAAGCCCGGCGACCCGCAGGGGCCGCTCGCGAAGGCGCTCGACTGGCGCTTCTTCCAGAAGGACGGCCGCTGGTTCGCGCGCGAGACGAACACGATGCCGCAGTGGGCGGGCTCGTGCTGGTACTACCTGCGCTTCGTCGATCCGCACGACGAGCGCGAGATCGTCAGCGCCAAGGCCTACGACGACTGGATGCCGATCGACCTGTACGTCGGAGGCGCCGAGCACACGGTGCTGCACCTCCTCTACGCGCGCTTCTGGCACAAGGTGCTCTACGACGTCGGCGTCGTGAAGGATCCCGAGCCGTTCCTGAAGCTCGTGCACCAGGGCATGATCCTCGGCGAGACCGGCGAGAAGATGTCGAAGTCGCGCGGCAACGTCATCAATCCCGACGACGTCGTGCACCAGGCGGGCGCCGACGCGTTGCGCGTGTACGAGATGTTCATGGGACCGCTCGAGCAGGTGAAGCCCTGGCAGACGGCGGGGCTCCAGGGCGTTCGCCGCTTCCTCGATCGCGTGCACGTGGTCGCGACGCGCACCGCGTCGAACGCGATCGACGACGAGACCAAGCGGCTCGTCCACCGCACCGTCAAGAAAGTCACCGACGACATCGCAGCGATGCGGTTCAACACGGCCGTCTCGGCGATGATGATCCTCACGAACCACCTCCAGGCCCTGGACCATCCGCCCCGAGAGGCGCTCGAGAAGCTCGTGCTCTGCCTCTCGCCGTACGCGCCGCATCTGGCCGAGGAGCTCTGGGAGCGGCTCGGGCATACGCCGTCGATCGCCGACCACCCCTGGCCCACCTACGACCCGGCGCTGTGCGTCGACGACCAGATCGAGATCGCCGTGCAGGTGAACGGCAGGGTGCGCGGTCGCATCACGGTCGCACGCGACACCCCCGAGGCCGTGGCGCGCGATCTCGCGCTCGGGGACGAGGGTGCGAAGCCGTTCCTCGAGGGCAAGACCGTGAAGAAGATCGTGTACGTGCCGGGTCGCATCGTGAACCTCATCGTCGGCTAG